From Thermodesulfobacteriota bacterium:
TCGCCCCTGCGCCGCCCCTGGAGGAGTCGCCGGATGCCCCCACCCGCCACCGCGGGGGCATCCGGGACGCGCGCGGCTTCGCCCTCCTGTCCGCGATCCACGGCATCGACAACGGGTCGCGGGCGGTCTTCCTCACCTACCTGTCGTTCCTCCTGCTGGGAAAGGGCGCGGGCATGGACCTGCTGGGAGTGGCGTTCGCGGCGACCTTCGCGGGGGGGGCGGTGGGAAAGTTCGCCTGCGGTCATCTGGCTGAGCGGGTCGGGATCATCCGGACGGTCCTCGTCACGGAAGCGGCTACGGGGCTGGGCATCCTCCTGCTCCTGGCGCTTCCCCTGGCGCCCTCGCTGCTGCTGCTGCCCGTCCTGGGCGTCGCGCTCAACGGAACGTCGTCCGTCCTTTACGGCACGGTCGCCGAGCTGGTGACTCCGGAACGCCGCTCGCGCGTCTACGGCCTGTTCTATACCGTCGGCATCGGCGCGGGCGCGCTCGGGCCGCCGCTCTTCGGCCTCCTTTCCGACGCGGCGGGCATCCCGGCGACGATGGCGGTCCTGGCCGGGGCCGTCCTGTTCACGCTGCCGCTCGCCTGGATCCTCCGTCCCGCGATCGAGCCTCCCCGCAATTAGTCCAGGTCGATGTCGCGCACCGGCTTCGGCGCCGGTTCATCCTTCGCCTTCTCGAAAAACTCCTTGAACTTCTTGTCCATCTCGGCGCCGCGGGTCTTGTCCGCCGCGACGATCCGGCGGTACCGGTCGTGGATGCGCTCCGACTCCTCCTTGAGAAGCTGCTGCGCGTCCTTCAGGTCGGCCCCCTTCCGGGGATCGACGCGCTCGTGGCTTTCGAGGATGACGCCTTTTTCGGCGTCGACCGCGATGCGCGCCCCGCAGCAGGGGCACTCCAGCTCGAATACGGGCCTTCCCCCGATCTCTTCCGTCATCCGCCGCCTCCTTCTCTCCGCTCCGGACCTTTATTAATTATTGCCGATACGGCGCCGGATTGCATGGAGTTGCGCGAAACGTATACTGGACCTCTATGGGATCGCTCGCGGGACGGACGTTCCTGGCGCTGCTCCTGGCGGCCTGCTTGCCCGTTGCGGCGGCAGCCGGATCGTCGACGTACTCGACGCCGGAGGAGTGCGTCTCCATCGCCGACAACGCGGCGCGCCTCCAGTGCTACGACGAGGAGATGGGGCGCACCATCGACGAAGACGAGGGCTTCGGCCCGCTGGACAGCCGCTGGGAGCTGTCCAGGAACGCGAAGCGCGGCCTGTTCCGGTTCCGCCCCTACAAGCCGGTCTACCTGGCCCCCTACTCCTGGACCAGCGACAGGAACCCCACCCCCCGCACGCCGAACCAGGGCGCCGCGGCTCCCGCGCCCCAGGAGCTGGACCGGATCGAGGCCAAGTTCCAGGTCAGCACGAAGTTCAAGCTTGCGGAGAACATCTTCGGGAAGAACGGCGACCTGTGGGGCGCCTACACGCAGGCCTCGCGCTGGCAGGTCTACAACACCGCGAATTCGAGGCCGTTCCGCGAGACCAACTACGAGCCGGAACTGATCTTCGCGCTGCGCACCAAGTACAGGATCTTCGGGTGGAAGGGGCGGCTGGCCGGCATCGGCCTCAACCACCAGTCCAACGGCCGCGGCGACCCGCTATCCCGGAGCTGGAACCGGATCATCGGCATCGTCGGGCTGGAGCGCGACGACTGGGTGCTGGTCGTGCGCCCCTGGCGCCGCATCGACGAGAGCGCCGCGGAGGACGACAACCCGGATATCGCGGACTTCCTGGGCCGGGGCGACCTGACGGTCACCCGCTTGTGGGGCGGGCACCAGTTCACCCTGATGGGCAGGCACTCGCTCCACGGCGGCCGCCGGTCCCACGGGGCGGTCCAGTTCGAATGGGCGTTTCCGATCCGCGATCCGCTGCGGGGGCGCGTCCAGCTCTTCCACGGCTACGGAGAAAGCCTGATCGACTACAACCACAAGGCCACGTGGGTTACCGTGGGCTTCTCGCTGGTGGAGTGGTACTGAGGCGGTCCGGGACGGTTTTCCGCAGGACCACCCCGAACAGCTCTCTCGGAAGGCCCCCTTCCTGCATGCGCCGGATCTCGACGATCCCGTACCCGGCGGCCAGCTCCCGGACCATCTCTTCACTGAAGAAGTGGACGACGAAGCCGCCGACCTCGTACATCCCTTCCGCCTTTTGAGTTCCCGTCCCATAGTGTTTATCGAAGGTGTTCCGCACGGAATAGAGGGCGAGCCCGCCGGGCGCCATCTCAGCGTCCCCCGTCATCGGATATGTCTTTTTTCATCCGCTCGAATTCCTCCCGGGAGATCTCGCCTTTCGCATATCGCATCTTGAGCACGTCCAACGGCGTCTGCGAGCCGGGGCTGCCTCCCCCCTGGCCGCCCCACCCGCAGAAAGGACCGCTCCCGCCGGAACCCCGGATGAACACGAGGTAGACGATGAACAGGAAGATTGCAAGACCGATCAGGGGGAAAATCCACATCCCCCCTCCCCAGAACATCCACGGCCCCATCGGCGTGTCCTCCCATGACCGGGCATACGAATTCGCATGGTGGCCGACGGACAGGATCACCACTGCGACCAATACCGCAAAAACGGACCGGAGGCTCTTCATTTGTTCTGCCCCGCGCTGATCCGGATCTGCCCGTCCCGGGCCAGCTTGGAAACCAGGAAGACCGCGCTCTCCTTCGACAACTTGAAGCGTTCCGCCACCTCTTCCGGGGTGACGGTATCCTTCCCTTTGAGGAATTCGAGGATCTCCGCCTCGATCTGGCCAAGCCACTCCTCGAACAGCCCCCGAAGCTCCGGGGTGGCGTAGGCCGCCATCTCCGCCGAGCGGGTGACGGATCCCACCATCCCCCGGCACATCTCCATCGGGTTGAAACCTTCCCCCATCATCCCCTTCATCATCTCCCGAGGATCCATGAGCTCTCCTTTCCCTCTCCGGCGGGCTACCGCCGGCGCATCATCCGGCACATCGTCTTCCACGGGGGCCACTCGAACTCCGTCGCGTCCTCCCCCGATCCGTCGAATTTCCCCACGTACGCATCGCATGCCTCCAGGAGGTTCATTAGGGAAGGGTCCCGCAGGCGGTAATGCACGAAAGGCCCTCCCTTCCGGCTGGCGACGACGGCTTCCCGTTCCCGCAGGATCTTGAGATGGAAGGAGACCAGCGTCTGCGGCAGCCCCGCCTCCGCGATGATCTCCGAAACGGTTTTCTCGCCCGACCCGATGCTCGCCAGGATCTTCAGGCGGCTCGAATCCCCGATGAGCTTCAGGAACCTTTCGACGTTCCCGGGATTCATGGACCATACCTGCCATTACTTATATGAGTCATAACTCATACTAATCGCGGATCCGATCCCTGTCAATCCGCAATCGCTCAACGATCTGAAGGAAATCCTTTTCGCCCGACCGCACCGGCGGCATCAGGGCTGCGGGACGCTCCTTCCGCGGGTTCGCGATCCACGCCCGCAGCCGCTCCGGCGTCCACGGCTTCTTCCCGCGCGCGGTCTTCGGGTACTCCGCGGTGAACAGGGCGGACAGGTTCGGGCCGATGTTTCCCTTCCCGAGACCCCCGTGCCGGGCGGTAAGCGCCTTGTGGCAGGGGCCGCAATGCCGGGAGAAGACGTCTTCCGCCCCCTTGTCCTCGAAATGGACCTTCACCGGGGTCTCGCCCGCGGGCTTTCCCGTCCTTGCCGACGCCGAGAGGATCGCGTTGACCATGCCGTCGATCGCTTCCTCTCCGAACCGGAAATCCGGCATGTACCATGCGGGAGAGCGGATCGCCTCCGCGATCCGCTCCGGATCGGACCGGTACATGAGCGAGTCCAGGTCGGCGGAGAGCCGTATCCCCTTTCCGCCGGAGACGTGGCATCGCCGGCACCCGGAGGTCTCCAGCAGCTTGAGGCCGCGGCGGACGGGAGGACTCTCCTCCATCCGGAAATAGCTGTACTTTGCGGGATGGAGGCCCAGGTGGGCGATCGTTTCCCTCTTCGCCTTCCCGTCCCCCCCGTGGCAATAAGTGCAGGCGCCGGACTCCGCGTAGTGGACGGGATGGCAGTCGAGGCAGCCGGACCTCGCGGCCGCGAAAGCGCCGGTCCCCGGAAGCAGGAAGAGGACGGCCGCGGTCAGATGGGCAGCACGAATTCCCAATTCTCTCCCCGGAAGAAAGCGGCCACGGCGGTGAGGATCACGATCAGCAGAAAAGCGGCGAGCACGAAGAATTTCACGGGACGCTGCGCGCGCAGGCTCCATTCCGCATTCTCCGGGAAGGCGCCGCAGGGGATCCGGGGGAGGAGGAGGAAGGCGATCAGCAGGAGAAAGGCCGGGTACACGAGCAGGTTCGTGTAGCTCACCAGCTCCTGGATCCAGAGGAGGAACCACGCGGACTTCACCGGGTTGGGGACGCGCCCCGGGTCCGCCGCCTCCTGCAGCGGCGCACGCACGAAGGCGGCGAGCAGCAGCGCGAAAGCGGCGAACGCCGCCATCGAGCGGCGGACGAGCCGGAAGAATTTCGGCGAGCTGTTCACGTAGCCGCTCACAGGTACGGAAGGACCCCCTTGTTCCTCCGGACGAGGAAGAAATGGACGAATGCCAGCGCGAACATCAGCCCGGGGACCACCGCCACGTGCAGGGCGTAGAAACGGAGCAGCGACACCGGCTTCCCCACGCCGTCGGGAACGAGGATGTCCCGGACGACGCCTCCCAGGGGAGCCACGGCCAGCAGCTCCATCCCGGTCCGGGTGGCCCAGAAGGAGAGCTGGTCC
This genomic window contains:
- a CDS encoding MFS transporter; protein product: MTGSPGTTSRSPRATLTGACVMHFLHDGCSDLLYILFPVWAREFSLSFAQVGLLKTAYSGALASFQVPAGFLAERWGEPRVLAAGTFLTAVGFFRFGAAGGFVPLLAFLAIGGLGSGAQHPLSASMVSRAYEEGRRRAALGTFNFSGDLGKVLLPAAAAFVTAWVGWRPAARGMGLVMLFAAAGLFLLFRSAAVAPAPPLEESPDAPTRHRGGIRDARGFALLSAIHGIDNGSRAVFLTYLSFLLLGKGAGMDLLGVAFAATFAGGAVGKFACGHLAERVGIIRTVLVTEAATGLGILLLLALPLAPSLLLLPVLGVALNGTSSVLYGTVAELVTPERRSRVYGLFYTVGIGAGALGPPLFGLLSDAAGIPATMAVLAGAVLFTLPLAWILRPAIEPPRN
- the extS gene encoding selenite/tellurite reduction operon c-type cytochrome lipoprotein ExtS; translation: MGIRAAHLTAAVLFLLPGTGAFAAARSGCLDCHPVHYAESGACTYCHGGDGKAKRETIAHLGLHPAKYSYFRMEESPPVRRGLKLLETSGCRRCHVSGGKGIRLSADLDSLMYRSDPERIAEAIRSPAWYMPDFRFGEEAIDGMVNAILSASARTGKPAGETPVKVHFEDKGAEDVFSRHCGPCHKALTARHGGLGKGNIGPNLSALFTAEYPKTARGKKPWTPERLRAWIANPRKERPAALMPPVRSGEKDFLQIVERLRIDRDRIRD
- a CDS encoding metalloregulator ArsR/SmtB family transcription factor, producing MNPGNVERFLKLIGDSSRLKILASIGSGEKTVSEIIAEAGLPQTLVSFHLKILREREAVVASRKGGPFVHYRLRDPSLMNLLEACDAYVGKFDGSGEDATEFEWPPWKTMCRMMRRR
- a CDS encoding helix-turn-helix domain-containing protein produces the protein MDPREMMKGMMGEGFNPMEMCRGMVGSVTRSAEMAAYATPELRGLFEEWLGQIEAEILEFLKGKDTVTPEEVAERFKLSKESAVFLVSKLARDGQIRISAGQNK
- a CDS encoding phospholipase A; translated protein: MGSLAGRTFLALLLAACLPVAAAAGSSTYSTPEECVSIADNAARLQCYDEEMGRTIDEDEGFGPLDSRWELSRNAKRGLFRFRPYKPVYLAPYSWTSDRNPTPRTPNQGAAAPAPQELDRIEAKFQVSTKFKLAENIFGKNGDLWGAYTQASRWQVYNTANSRPFRETNYEPELIFALRTKYRIFGWKGRLAGIGLNHQSNGRGDPLSRSWNRIIGIVGLERDDWVLVVRPWRRIDESAAEDDNPDIADFLGRGDLTVTRLWGGHQFTLMGRHSLHGGRRSHGAVQFEWAFPIRDPLRGRVQLFHGYGESLIDYNHKATWVTVGFSLVEWY
- the extQ gene encoding selenite/tellurite reduction operon b-type cytochrome membrane protein ExtQ; the protein is MSGYVNSSPKFFRLVRRSMAAFAAFALLLAAFVRAPLQEAADPGRVPNPVKSAWFLLWIQELVSYTNLLVYPAFLLLIAFLLLPRIPCGAFPENAEWSLRAQRPVKFFVLAAFLLIVILTAVAAFFRGENWEFVLPI
- a CDS encoding SHOCT domain-containing protein, whose amino-acid sequence is MGPWMFWGGGMWIFPLIGLAIFLFIVYLVFIRGSGGSGPFCGWGGQGGGSPGSQTPLDVLKMRYAKGEISREEFERMKKDISDDGGR